TCCGAGAAATTCACCCGCGATATCGAGGCCGCCTACCAGCGCATGCACGCGCTGCGCAGCGCCGGCAAGGTGCCGGAACCGATCGTGGTGTGAGCGGGGACCACTCGTTTCGCGTCGAAAGCCCAAACGAAGAGGGCGTGGTGATCGGAAGATCACCGCGCCCTTTGTGTCTCCGGACCGCGATACGCCGTTAGAGCTTGGCGGCGTGGATGTCGAACCACAAATTCTTCGGCGCGATGCGATTGCCCGCGCGGTCGCGCACCGTCGTGGAATAGAGCTTCTCGAACGCCTTGCGATCCAGCCATGTGCCCGGCAGCGCGTCGCCGAAGGGACCGGAGGAGCCTTCCGTGAAGCGGAAGTTCACCTTCGGGTCGCGCACCTGTGTCACCCGGGACTGGTCCACCAGCTTGAAACCGTCATAGCCGGCCTCATCCAGGGCGGCGATGAAATCATAGCCGGAGCGGCAGTCCTCCACGCTCACATAGAGCGGCTTGATGATCTGGCCGCGCAGCTGCTTGAGCACGATCTCGTCGGCACCGCGCACGTCGATCTTCAGGTAACGGGGCGTGCCGAAGCGGTCGAACAGGTCGCCGAGGGTCAGCGACGCCACTTCGACCACATGCGTCGCGGCATCGTGGTGCTTGGCCCAGACCTCCTCGACGCTGCTGCTGCGGCTGTCCTCTTCATTCACGTGAAATGCCACGGTGCCGGACGTCGCCCATACGGCCGCTTCGA
The Azorhizobium caulinodans ORS 571 genome window above contains:
- a CDS encoding FkbM family methyltransferase; translation: MTVFADSSRFIMDLGMNNGDDTAYYLAKGFDVVAIEANPALVEAARTRFAKEIVAKRLTLVEAAVWATSGTVAFHVNEEDSRSSSVEEVWAKHHDAATHVVEVASLTLGDLFDRFGTPRYLKIDVRGADEIVLKQLRGQIIKPLYVSVEDCRSGYDFIAALDEAGYDGFKLVDQSRVTQVRDPKVNFRFTEGSSGPFGDALPGTWLDRKAFEKLYSTTVRDRAGNRIAPKNLWFDIHAAKL